From a single Tachypleus tridentatus isolate NWPU-2018 chromosome 6, ASM421037v1, whole genome shotgun sequence genomic region:
- the LOC143251505 gene encoding uncharacterized protein LOC143251505 — protein MKMRLVNFILLLVITAYTVGSYAENGSDKITRNIHNGYGCYGDIRGNSRALGRRGNKSGFDKKIYFRIYNGNGRYEKNMFRRDPDVRLVFDSDPNLRGRLRRGIRTKRQRPFTGRRLDSELRMNDSLHLDA, from the exons ATGAAGATGAGGCTagtg aatttcATTCTACTTTTGGTGATTACGGCCTACACTGTAGGAAGTTACGCTGAAAACGGAAGTGACAAAATAACCCGAAACATCCACAATGGTTATGGTTGTTACGGAGATATAAGGGGAAATAGCAGAGCTCTTGGCAGACGTGGGAATAAAAGTGGTtttgataagaaaatatatttcagaatataTAATGGTAATGGAAGATACGAGAAGAATATGTTTAGAAGAGACCCAGACGTACGCTTGGTTTTTGACAGTGACCCTAACTTAAGAGGTAGGTTAAGAAGAGGAATACGAACAAAAAGACAAAGACCTTTCACAGGAAGAAGATTGGATAGTGAGCTAAGAATGAATGACAGTCTACATTTGGACGCATAA